A part of Larkinella insperata genomic DNA contains:
- a CDS encoding 5' nucleotidase, NT5C type, whose translation MKPRIAIDMDDVLADTVGKFIAIYRRDFDTNALPDVFRENSFHEVLEKDISQRLSDYVHQPGFFADIEVMPGAPEITRALAEKYDLFVTSAAMEFRNSLAEKYDWLDRHFPHIHWKNRVFCGDKSIIRADVMIDDMPYNLVSFQGKGLLFDAPHNQDNELFQRVFSWEEIAKVLL comes from the coding sequence ATGAAACCTCGCATTGCCATTGACATGGACGACGTGCTGGCGGACACCGTCGGCAAATTTATTGCCATCTACCGCCGTGATTTCGACACAAACGCCCTTCCCGACGTCTTTCGGGAAAATTCCTTTCATGAGGTACTGGAGAAGGATATTTCCCAGCGGTTGTCCGACTATGTTCATCAGCCGGGTTTCTTCGCCGATATTGAAGTGATGCCGGGGGCACCGGAAATCACCCGGGCTTTAGCTGAAAAGTACGATCTGTTCGTAACCTCAGCAGCAATGGAATTCCGCAACTCGCTGGCGGAAAAATACGACTGGCTGGATCGCCACTTCCCGCACATTCACTGGAAAAACCGGGTTTTCTGCGGAGATAAAAGTATCATCCGGGCCGACGTCATGATCGACGATATGCCGTATAATCTGGTGAGTTTCCAGGGGAAAGGCTTGCTGTTTGATGCCCCCCACAATCAAGACAACGAACTATTTCAACGGGTTTTCTCCTGGGAAGAAATCGCGAAAGTACTGCTGTAG
- a CDS encoding DUF4159 domain-containing protein — MMTKRLTYILQTVLVITVLTTTAVRAQYSYKIAKLKYNGGGDWYANKTSIPNLIKFCNTNLRMNIFPEEDIVEVGSPELFSYPFVHMTGHGNVVFTDAEAQNLRRYLMSGGFLHIDDNYGLDKFIRREMKKVFPELTFIELPYNHPVYHQKFNFTSGLPKVHEHDGKAPQGFGLIWEGRLVCFYSYECDLGNGWEDQSVYNDPEEARQQALRMGANLLQYSTTAY, encoded by the coding sequence ATGATGACGAAACGGCTTACGTACATTCTGCAAACGGTGTTGGTAATCACGGTGCTGACCACAACGGCCGTTCGGGCGCAATACTCCTACAAAATTGCCAAACTCAAGTACAACGGTGGGGGCGACTGGTACGCCAACAAAACATCCATTCCCAACCTGATCAAGTTTTGCAACACAAACCTGCGAATGAATATTTTTCCGGAGGAAGATATTGTGGAGGTCGGCAGTCCCGAGTTGTTTTCGTACCCGTTTGTTCACATGACCGGTCACGGAAACGTGGTGTTTACGGATGCCGAAGCGCAGAACCTGAGACGGTATCTGATGTCGGGCGGATTTTTGCACATCGATGATAATTACGGGCTGGATAAATTCATTCGCCGGGAGATGAAAAAAGTATTTCCGGAGCTGACGTTTATTGAGTTGCCTTATAACCATCCCGTTTATCACCAGAAGTTTAATTTCACCAGCGGGCTGCCCAAGGTGCACGAACACGACGGAAAAGCCCCGCAGGGATTTGGATTAATCTGGGAAGGACGTCTGGTTTGTTTTTACAGTTATGAGTGCGATTTAGGGAACGGATGGGAGGATCAATCTGTTTATAATGATCCGGAGGAGGCCCGTCAGCAGGCTTTACGGATGGGTGCCAACCTGTTACAGTATTCGACAACCGCGTACTGA
- a CDS encoding acyl-CoA desaturase gives MVIILIAFVVHWYVSLFCQTFFLHRYSAHKMFTMSKVWERFFFFLTYVSQGSSYLSPRAYAVLHRMHHAFSDTPKDPHSPHHTKNVFTMMWKTKDIYNAVLNRVRPIEAKFDRNYPEWYALEKVGDSWISRVAWGTAYSLFYIFAFIYLDMHWAFFFLLPIHFLMGPIHGAIVNWSGHKYGYANFDNHDKSKNSLFFDWLMMGELFQNNHHKRPNAANFGAKWWELDPTYPVIKFLAWTGIIKMRPAKVTSAEFETGHDRLVEKSEQISA, from the coding sequence GTGGTAATAATCCTTATTGCCTTTGTTGTACACTGGTACGTGTCGCTTTTCTGCCAGACCTTTTTTCTACACCGGTACTCGGCACACAAGATGTTCACGATGAGCAAGGTTTGGGAACGCTTTTTCTTTTTCCTGACCTATGTTTCGCAAGGATCATCGTATTTAAGCCCACGGGCTTATGCGGTTTTGCACCGGATGCACCATGCATTCAGTGATACGCCGAAAGACCCCCACTCACCGCACCATACGAAGAACGTATTTACGATGATGTGGAAAACAAAAGATATTTATAATGCCGTCCTGAATCGGGTTCGGCCTATCGAAGCGAAATTTGACCGCAACTATCCGGAATGGTACGCGCTGGAGAAAGTGGGAGATTCCTGGATTTCGCGCGTTGCCTGGGGAACGGCTTATTCCCTGTTCTATATTTTTGCCTTCATTTATCTGGATATGCACTGGGCGTTTTTCTTCCTGCTGCCTATTCACTTCCTGATGGGGCCTATCCACGGCGCTATTGTTAACTGGAGCGGTCACAAGTACGGATACGCCAATTTTGACAACCACGATAAATCGAAAAACTCGCTGTTCTTCGATTGGCTGATGATGGGCGAGTTGTTCCAGAACAACCACCACAAACGCCCCAATGCCGCCAACTTCGGGGCGAAATGGTGGGAGCTTGACCCCACTTACCCGGTGATTAAGTTTTTAGCTTGGACTGGTATTATTAAAATGCGTCCTGCTAAAGTAACCAGCGCCGAATTTGAGACGGGCCACGATCGGCTGGTTGAAAAGAGTGAGCAGATTTCAGCCTAA